The following coding sequences are from one Triticum dicoccoides isolate Atlit2015 ecotype Zavitan chromosome 4A, WEW_v2.0, whole genome shotgun sequence window:
- the LOC119283600 gene encoding disease resistance protein RGA5-like has product MSSSLFATSAMEAPMSSSLGAMGPLLRKLHSLLDPDHRLPKPLKHGIGLLKEDLEELSAGLLEQSMADSPNQKAMYWMDEVRELSYEIEDCIDDMMLRHTGNGVKTRPVRGHRVSRVKVSRLFKSLKPCTRVSKIAELRTLVLEASERRERYHLDDCASSSSRVFTGHNRVPGLYGHATDFLVGVDDLKIKLTKWLTEDADQQLKVVCIDGPAGVGKTTLAKQLYRELGGQFDCWAFVRASRRSDTKRLLGDILSQVQCCQLPSYFCEVQNLIGNLMKYLQDKSGIL; this is encoded by the exons ATGAGTTCTTCTCTGTTCGCCACGAGCGCCATGGAGGCTCCCATGAGCTCTTCCCTGGGTGCCATGGGCCCCCTTCTCAGGAAGCTGCATTCGCTGCTAGACCCCGACCACCGGCTGCCCAAGCCACTGAAGCACGGAATCGGGCTCCTCAAGGAAGATTTGGAAGAATTAAGCGCCGGCCTGTTGGAGCAGTCAATGGCGGATTCCCCCAACCAGAAGGCAATGTACTGGATGGATGAGGTGCGTGAACTTTCCTATGAAATAGAGGACTGCATTGACGACATGATGCTGAGGCACACCGGCAATGGCGTCAAGACCAGACCCGTCCGCGGCCACAGGGTCAGTCGTGTCAAGGTGTCTCGGCTTTTCAAGTCGTTGAAGCCGTGCACAAGGGTTTCCAAGATCGCAGAGCTCAGGACCCTGGTGCTGGAGGCAAGTGAACGGCGTGAGAGGTATCATCTTGATGACTGTGCCTCGAGTTCTAGCCGTGTGTTCACTGGGCACAATCGGGTTCCAGGCCTATATGGACATGCGACGGATTTCCTTGTTGGTGTCGATGACCTGAAGATTAAGCTTACCAAGTGGCTTACTGAGGATGCTGATCAACAACTGAAAGTGGTGTGTATAGATGGACCTGCAGGGGTTGGCAAGACCACGCTGGCTAAGCAACTGTACCGTGAGCTTGGAGGGCAGTTCGACTGCTGGGCTTTTGTGCGGGCATCGCGAAGGTCTGACACAAAGAGACTACTTGGGGACATCCTCTCTCAAGTTCAGTGTTGTCAGTTACCCTCTTATTTCTGCGAGGTGCAAAATCTCATTGGCAATCTCATGAAATATCTCCAAGATAAGAG TGGAATTTTGTGA